Genomic DNA from Bacteroidales bacterium:
AAGAGCCATTTCTTTCTGCTTTATTCACCTTAAGTTCTCATTCGCCTTACGATCAACCAAAACCTAAAGTTGAAGTATTACCTTGGGGTGGCAGCGAGCGCGATTATATTAATGCCGCATATTATACCGATCAAAGCCTGAAGAAATTCTTCGAGAGAGCTAGAAAAACCAAGTGGTTTAAAAATACTCTTTTTATTATTGTTGCCGATCATTCACACAGCAGCTATCGCAAATACAATATGCAACAATCCGAATATCATAAAATTCCTCTCATGTTTTATGGTCCGGTTTTAAAACCTGAATTTAGAGGCAAAATTAATACACATTTGGGCTATCAGCCCGATTTGGTTGCAACCCTTTTACCACAAATAAATCTTGATGCATCAGCATTTTATTGGAGTAAAAATTTATTAGATGATAGTACCAGTCAGTTTGCATATACTGCTTATGAAGAAGGATTTGCTTGGCTTAGACCAACGGGTCAGATATCATACGAAAAACGATTCAATTATTATTACGTAAATACTGTTCCAAAAGCGCAATTTGATTCTATAAACAAAGAGGGAAAAGCATTCCTACAGGTATTATTCCAAGATTATATGGATCGTTAATGACCATTTATCAACTCACCGAAGATATTAGCTTTCCAGACCCGGAACTAGCCAATAACGACGGACTTTTAGCCGTCGATGGTGATTTAAGTTCAGAACGAATTCTTTCAGCTTATTCGCAAGGAATCTTTCCTTGGTATTCAGAGGGATCTCGTTTATTGTGGTGGTCGCCTAATCCACGACTAATTTTATATCCATCGAAAATTAAAATATCAAAAAGCTTAAAACGCACTATTAACAGCAAAAAATATATCTGTAAATTTGATACAAACTTTGAAGCCGTAATAAATGGATGTGCAAATATTACACGAGATGAAGATAACGGAATATGGTTAGTTGATGAAATGATAGAAGCATATACAAAATTACATAAGCTAGGTTACGCCCATTCAGTTGAAACATATTACAATAAAGAATTAGTTGGCGGGCTTTATGGCTTATCATTAGGTAAGTGTTTTTTTGGCGAATCAATGTTTTTTAAAAAAAGCGATGCATCTAAAGTAGCACTTTCGTATCTTTGTCGAGAACTAAAAGCTATGGGTTTTTATTTTATTGACGCACAAGTAGAAACAGATCATTTGGTTCGTATGGGTGCGCAAAAAATAAAAAGAAACAATTTCTTAGAATTGTTAGATCAAGCTTTAGAACACCCAACTTGT
This window encodes:
- a CDS encoding leucyl/phenylalanyl-tRNA--protein transferase, with the translated sequence MTIYQLTEDISFPDPELANNDGLLAVDGDLSSERILSAYSQGIFPWYSEGSRLLWWSPNPRLILYPSKIKISKSLKRTINSKKYICKFDTNFEAVINGCANITRDEDNGIWLVDEMIEAYTKLHKLGYAHSVETYYNKELVGGLYGLSLGKCFFGESMFFKKSDASKVALSYLCRELKAMGFYFIDAQVETDHLVRMGAQKIKRNNFLELLDQALEHPTCVGKWTKEI